gacctgagtggaaaccaagagtcagacgcttaaccaactgagccacctgggcaccccatgttcattttttaaaaaggaatggcTTCACCTCTTGACTGGgaaaataaatatcctttttcCAATGTTGAATCCTAAAGTCAGAAACGTACATCCCACAACCTAACTCCGTGAATATTAATTACCTGAATAAGAAAGACAATGTCAATAACCTGCAAGTGTCCAAGGTCATCAACGTAAGTCTCCAGATACAAGTCCGACACCACCACCAACTGGACCAGAAACACGGTGCTCACAACGGCCATGGTGGCAGCTGAGGCCGTCAACGTCAAGAGGTAGATGAGGAAGTACCTGGCGTTCCAGGCCCCGATACAGTTGTTCACCCAAACACAGTGATGGTCAAAACGGTGCACACACCTGTTACACACACCTGCACGGAAAAGGGAAAGTCACAGCCCTGAGTTAGTCCTTGAAGAAACAGGAGACCATGCACACCTCTGAAATTTTTACAAACTGACTCCTGGCAGTAGACGTTGGAGGAAATGGCAACTGCCATCACCAGGCTATTAGAAGTGCAGGGTCTAGTACGGTAGCCGCGAGCCACAGAGGGgtactgagcacttaaaatgtggccatgaggaaaacctgaaagaatactgtttattttgctaaatttagagttgtttttccatttatgcaATGCTCCTTTAAGTTCAATGTTAGCAATGCTGAGATGACATAAGGGTTAGTGAATTTACTTAACTTGCACAGACTTAACTTTGaaactgatgcttttttttttttatgtttatttttgagacagagagagacagaatgtgagtggaggaggggcagagagagagggagacacagaatctgaagcaggctccaggctctgagctgtcagcacagagcctgacgcggggcccgaactcacgaactgtgagatcatgacctgagccgaagtcagacacttaaccgactgagccatccaggtgccccaaaccaatGCCTTGAAGTCAAATTAATTCTTCTTATAGAGATGAATCATTACGTAACTATTAAAGGAAAATGATTATGTTATGGAAAAAACTTGTAAGAATTTCTAGAGTAACTTGGGTACGTGAATCTACTCTTCCAACTgcaaattttatgaaatctaaataaagGTCAAGAATTTCCTATGAAAATTTATTGTCtcaattgagatgtgctgtaaatggaaaatatataccaaatttcaaagacttagtatgaaaaGGAGAATATAAACTAACCCATGCATGATTTTTACAACTGACTACATGTTAAAATggtgttttaggggcacctgggtggctcagtgagttgagcgtctgactcctgatttcatctcaggtcatgatctcacagttcgtgagctcaagctccacagtgggctctgtgctgccaatgtgaatgaagcctgcttgggattctctctctccctctctgctcctcccctgttcactctctcactcaaaataaataaacttaaaaaaaaaagctcttacaTAAACCATGATATTTTAAATAGGTTAcgttaaataaatacataattaaatttaacGTTGCCTCATCTTACGTTTGTAATGTGGCTACTAGGAAATTTAAATCACACATGTAGCTCACATTATATTTTTTGGGCAGCACTAGTCTAGAATCTTGGCTACTCCCCAGAAGAGTAGGCTCTGCCAGCACTGAAATCTGCAAACACAGCATCCCACAGAAGTCCTGTTGGGCAACACGCCCCGCCATGCGGCAAAGGATGAGCTGTTATGCCTGGGGCTGAGTTGCCCACTATGTAAGAATATCGAGACCTCACCTTCAGTCATCTGAAGGAGCCGCTATCTGGCCTCTACAAGCAGAGGCTGCCCATGCCTGGGAGACAAATGGCCTTGCTTTAGATTTCTGGAACCTTCCCTTACTGACAAAGCCCACGTCTGTTGTACAAAGTAGAGAgggagttggggcgcctgggtggcgcagtcggttaagcgtccgacttcagccaggtcacgatctcgcggtccgtgagttcgagccccgcgtcaggctctgggctgacagctcggagcctggagcctgtttccgattctgtgtctccctctctctctgcccctcccccgttcatgctctgtctctctctgtcccaaaaataaataaacgctgaaaaaaaaaaattaaaaaaataaataaaaaaaaataaaataaaaaacaaagtagagaGGGAGCAACCGAAGCCAAACTTACGGCAGTGCTTGGATCGCGCTGGTTTCCTCACATTGCAGGTGAAGCACTTCATATTCTTTGGGAACATCACTTCATCGAATTCATAAACTTGAAGTAATGAGAACTCGTTTGCTTTTGTTATAGTGCCTGAAAAAAGGACAAATGTCAGTTTTGAGCAATACGGTAGACTGGACATTCACAAAATCTGTCCTGACAAAGTGCAACTAAaacttatatatttaatattctaaataactcactttaaataaagttttggggcacctgagtggctcagtcggttaagcacccgacttttaatttcagctcaggtcatgatctcacagttcgtggattgtGGACAGTGGGATCGTGGATCCCACTGtggagctctgcattgacagggtggagcctgcttgggattctctttctccctctctctctctctgcccctcctctgctcgctctctcccacgataaataaacttaaaattttttttaaataaatggctttattgagatacaactcACAAGCCCAATTCGCcaatttaaagtgcacaattcaacatattttagtacattcacagagttatgcaaccatcaccacaaccaattttagaatgtttttatcACTTCAAAAAGAAACCCGTTAGCAGCCACTCCACATTTGTCTCTaatcccagcccctggcaatcactaatctactttctgtctctatgcatttgccttttttggatatttcatatgaatggaatcatacaatttgtggtcttttgtatctggcttctttttttttttttaagttttattttatttatcttgcaacagagagtgcgtgtgcacacatatgcaggggaggggcagagacagagagagagagagggagagagagaatcctaggcaggctccacactgtcagcgcagagtgccacgcggggctcgaactcacgaactgtgagatcatgacctgagctgaaatcaagagtcagacacttaaccaactgagccaccctggcgcccctctggcttctttcatttagcacagtttttcaaggttcatctatgttctAACACGTCACTCCCTCATTCCTTCCTGTTGCTGAATACTGTCCCATCGAATAGGCACACCGCAGTTTACCTGTTCATCAGCTGTCGGACCCTTGGTGCTTCAAGGATAGAAAGGCTTAAATGGAAAggcatggaggggcgcctgggaggctcagtcagttaaacatccaatttcagctcaggtcatgatctcccagtccatgagttcgagccccgccttgggctctgtgctgacagctcagaggctggagcctgcttcggactctgtgtctccctctctctctctgcccctcccccgctcatgctctgtctctctctgtctctctcaaaaataaataaacattaaaaaaaaaaaagtaaagacatgGAAAAAAGATACCAAGCAAATATCAATCCAAAAAAGTGTAATAATATTAACATCACACGAAAGAGAACTGAAAGCAAAGAGCGTTACTAGTGACAAAGAGGctaattatattttgaaaaaagattcAATGGAACGAGAATACCAATTCTTAACTTGAATGCATACAATACAAATGTACACATAACCAtgatatacgtatacacacacactataagtaaataagtaaagcaAAAATTGCAAGGAGAAATCTCAAATCTACCATCAGAATGAGATAACATGCCTCTCTTGATAAGTGATCACACAAAAATATTAGTATGAATataaaagacttgaacataatttaaaaacttgatcTAAAGGACTTATATGCTGTCTGTGCCTAAGAACAAGAAAACATACTCTTCCAAGCACACACAGATCATTTACAAAAACAACACGTGACCGCCATAATGCAAATtatcaataaaatgtttaaaagaaactgTGTCATAGGGATCACAAACTCTCTATATAACACAATTATTAGTGAAGagatcaaaaaataaactaagagtatatggaaaattttaagcAGTTCTAAATAACCcacaggtcaaagaagaaataacttaCAAAACAATCACAACCGAAAGATCATGAGACCACTATGTATCAACTCTTTTGCAAAGTCCTCAGAGGGATCACTGGTCTGTAGCATGGTAAGACTGACGGCTGCCGGTCTCTGTAGTGAGAGCCTCAACTTACCAGGGTTGCTTACGCAGCTGAGCGTGAAAAACACCAGGTTTATAACCAGTAGCAGGTAGGGCAGGAGAAGGTAATGCAGGGAGAACCCCAGCTCCTGACAGTAGCCAAATACCTCCCAGGTGTATTCAGCGTAAACCATCCCTTGCAAGAGGAGGTGCAGCATAATGAAGGTGTGGTTTCTGAAAGGAAGTAGACACGTGGCTGTTTTACAGGGCCTTGTCCATGAAGAAACCATGTAATACTAAAGTTAACCCGGGGCCAACCACTTCCTTTGGGCTTGGGATAACAGCAAGAATTACATAACAATGCGACACAGTCCTCACAGTGCCTAGCAATAGCAAGCATTCAATATTTGTTATCCATTACGATTCTCATCTTTGCTGGGAAGTAAGGTATCAGGATAGATTTCTTTTTACAGAAATGCATGTCAATATATCCCcactctttaaatatttctgtcaAAACTCCAGAAATAAAAGGCAGGTTATTTATGAGCAGAGGTCCTGAACCAGGACTCTTGATCCTTCCAGCCTCCTTCCCCATACCACAGCTGGAAACCAACAAGAAACTTCCTGAAGCTACAGGACAGCAACAGTTAGCAatcaaaacagaagagaagataGTATGTAATCTGTGAAATATAAATACCGTGTGT
This sequence is a window from Prionailurus viverrinus isolate Anna chromosome E3, UM_Priviv_1.0, whole genome shotgun sequence. Protein-coding genes within it:
- the ZDHHC4 gene encoding palmitoyltransferase ZDHHC4 isoform X1; its protein translation is MDFLVLFLFYLALVLVGVVTICICSKTHYPRGLVRGGAQVISCIIPECLQRAMRKVLHYLFHTRNHTFIMLHLLLQGMVYAEYTWEVFGYCQELGFSLHYLLLPYLLLVINLVFFTLSCVSNPGTITKANEFSLLQVYEFDEVMFPKNMKCFTCNVRKPARSKHCRVCNRCVHRFDHHCVWVNNCIGAWNARYFLIYLLTLTASAATMAVVSTVFLVQLVVVSDLYLETYVDDLGHLQVIDIVFLIQYLFLTLPRIVFMLGFVVMLSFLLGGYLCFTLYLAATNQTTNEWYRGDRAWCHHCPHVARPPSAEPQVYRNIHSHGLWSNLGEIFLPAAAHCAEKMN
- the ZDHHC4 gene encoding palmitoyltransferase ZDHHC4 isoform X3, with amino-acid sequence MRKVLHYLFHTRNHTFIMLHLLLQGMVYAEYTWEVFGYCQELGFSLHYLLLPYLLLVINLVFFTLSCVSNPGTITKANEFSLLQVYEFDEVMFPKNMKCFTCNVRKPARSKHCRVCNRCVHRFDHHCVWVNNCIGAWNARYFLIYLLTLTASAATMAVVSTVFLVQLVVVSDLYLETYVDDLGHLQVIDIVFLIQYLFLTLPRIVFMLGFVVMLSFLLGGYLCFTLYLAATNQTTNEWYRGDRAWCHHCPHVARPPSAEPQVYRNIHSHGLWSNLGEIFLPAAAHCAEKMN
- the ZDHHC4 gene encoding palmitoyltransferase ZDHHC4 isoform X2, with product MDFLVLFLFYLALVLVGVVTICICSKTHYPRGLVRGGAQVISCIIPECLQRAMRKVLHYLFHTRNHTFIMLHLLLQGMVYAEYTWEVFGYCQELGFSLHYLLLPYLLLVINLVFFTLSCVSNPGTITKANEFSLLQVYEFDEVMFPKNMKCFTCNVRKPARSKHCRVCNRCVHRFDHHCVWVNNCIGAWNARYFLIYLLTLTASAATMAVVSTVFLVQLVVVSDLYLETYVDDLGHLQYLFLTLPRIVFMLGFVVMLSFLLGGYLCFTLYLAATNQTTNEWYRGDRAWCHHCPHVARPPSAEPQVYRNIHSHGLWSNLGEIFLPAAAHCAEKMN